One Pirellulaceae bacterium genomic region harbors:
- a CDS encoding phosphatase PAP2 family protein, with translation MSSGVAFFAMVFIGFVCLPFDVSIAKAMLNDVTPGELRGLLARGEVFGHAYGMAAIAFTIYLLSPKNRLVVPRLILNCLTAGLTADLLKLAVWRVRPRSNYSWEANSDTFLGTIFTANDWNWAQLLDSNRHSLPSAHTAVAVAFAISLAKLFPEARWWFAVLALLCALNRIDGGAHFPSDVFWGAAVGIGATAFCDRSRTVRWLLSRWEKDEGSATQTQATISYRKAA, from the coding sequence ATGTCATCTGGAGTTGCTTTTTTTGCGATGGTCTTCATCGGGTTTGTTTGCCTACCCTTTGATGTTTCCATTGCGAAGGCGATGCTGAATGATGTGACGCCTGGGGAGTTGCGTGGGCTTTTAGCACGCGGAGAAGTGTTTGGGCATGCCTACGGAATGGCTGCGATTGCTTTTACGATCTATTTGTTGAGCCCCAAAAATCGATTGGTTGTTCCGCGATTGATTTTGAATTGCCTCACGGCCGGCCTCACCGCGGACCTGCTCAAATTGGCGGTTTGGCGGGTACGACCTCGTTCTAATTATTCGTGGGAGGCTAATTCAGATACTTTTTTGGGTACCATCTTCACCGCCAATGACTGGAATTGGGCTCAGTTACTCGACTCGAACCGTCATTCGCTCCCCTCGGCACATACGGCCGTCGCTGTGGCATTTGCAATTTCGCTGGCAAAGCTTTTTCCGGAAGCTCGTTGGTGGTTTGCCGTGCTCGCCCTGCTTTGTGCCTTGAATCGGATTGATGGCGGCGCCCATTTTCCGAGCGATGTATTTTGGGGAGCCGCCGTTGGCATTGGGGCGACGGCTTTTTGCGATCGATCCCGAACGGTCAGGTGGCTGCTAAGTCGCTGGGAAAAGGATGAGGGATCGGCAACACAAACCCAGGCGACGATTTCTTATCGCAAAGCTGCGTAA
- a CDS encoding sulfatase-like hydrolase/transferase, with protein MFCALSCTAVEADESGLRQPSGSERKLPNIVLIMADDMGYECVSANGSISYKTPHIDQLAKQGMRFVHAHSQPICTPSRVQIMTGIYNERNYLQFGVLDSQATTFAHLLQQAGYATCVAGKWQLKGGSRAPQHFGFDEHCLWQLTRRPSRYPNPGLEVNGKELDYSNGKYGPELVSDFVCDFIDRHRSEPFFVYYPMILPHWPFEPTPDSADWDPAAKGVLKGVGELKYFEDMVHYTDKIVGKIVSQLDQLGLVDNTMVIFTGDNGTYVRIVSQTVDGPIQGGKGSTRDQGTHVPFVVRWPERVQAGKVSEALIDFTDLLPTLAEAAGIPANRWRNEKAKGAQARLAPQFDGRSFLPVLEGRSDSVRDWIYCWYHRNGRQDLATQHVRDRQYKLYSSGQFFDVVTDPNEEVDLSQRQLSDSQYAAQKRLSTALSAVMTGSRKTPAVVKHRRISDGK; from the coding sequence ATGTTTTGCGCGCTAAGCTGCACGGCGGTCGAGGCGGATGAATCTGGCCTTCGCCAACCTTCAGGCAGTGAAAGAAAATTGCCGAATATCGTGCTCATCATGGCCGATGATATGGGCTACGAATGTGTGTCCGCGAATGGTTCAATAAGCTATAAGACTCCCCACATCGATCAACTCGCCAAACAAGGGATGCGATTCGTGCACGCACATTCGCAGCCAATTTGCACGCCCAGTCGCGTGCAAATCATGACGGGCATTTATAACGAGAGAAACTATTTGCAATTTGGCGTGTTAGATTCTCAGGCGACGACCTTTGCTCATCTGCTTCAGCAAGCGGGTTACGCGACTTGCGTGGCGGGTAAATGGCAACTGAAGGGAGGGTCGCGCGCACCGCAGCACTTTGGCTTCGATGAACACTGCCTCTGGCAGTTGACGCGTCGTCCAAGTCGGTATCCCAATCCAGGTCTGGAGGTGAATGGGAAAGAGTTGGATTATTCGAACGGGAAGTACGGTCCAGAGCTGGTCAGTGACTTCGTTTGCGACTTTATCGACCGCCACCGTTCGGAGCCTTTCTTTGTTTATTACCCCATGATTCTTCCTCATTGGCCCTTCGAGCCAACTCCCGATAGTGCGGATTGGGATCCGGCTGCCAAAGGTGTATTGAAGGGGGTGGGTGAGTTGAAATACTTTGAAGATATGGTGCACTACACTGACAAGATAGTCGGCAAGATTGTTAGCCAACTTGATCAGTTGGGATTGGTGGACAATACCATGGTGATTTTCACGGGTGATAACGGCACCTATGTTCGAATCGTCAGTCAAACCGTAGATGGTCCGATCCAAGGAGGCAAAGGTTCTACGCGAGATCAGGGAACCCATGTGCCTTTCGTCGTGCGTTGGCCAGAACGTGTGCAAGCCGGCAAAGTTTCTGAGGCTTTGATCGATTTTACGGACTTACTACCCACGTTGGCAGAAGCGGCGGGAATACCTGCCAACCGATGGCGTAACGAAAAGGCAAAGGGGGCGCAGGCTCGTCTCGCTCCGCAATTCGATGGGCGAAGTTTTTTACCTGTGCTCGAAGGTCGATCCGACTCGGTGCGTGATTGGATTTATTGCTGGTATCACCGCAATGGGCGACAGGATTTGGCGACCCAACATGTCAGGGATCGGCAGTACAAACTCTATTCGTCAGGTCAGTTTTTTGACGTCGTCACGGATCCCAACGAAGAAGTTGATTTGTCTCAGCGTCAGCTTTCTGATTCCCAATACGCTGCCCAGAAACGCTTGTCGACAGCTTTGAGTGCTGTGATGACGGGGTCTCGTAAGACGCCCGCTGTCGTGAAACACCGTAGAATAAGCGATGGCAAATGA
- a CDS encoding SRPBCC family protein yields the protein MNNSRIVVRVLTLLGIMLGLLWLFGGRTISWSRSFETQAAPDRIFSCLIDPELRLQWMEGVVAIEPITNFGAAIGAKHRITLKQEKHEVVMEDEILDYHQDQLLRLEIESPSVVITSIFTIEPFGEQTRLGQQMRVRYRGMARFFAPFLGGELQQQLDRDQKSLRELLAKE from the coding sequence ATGAATAACTCGCGAATCGTTGTCCGCGTTCTAACACTCCTGGGCATTATGCTTGGCTTGCTTTGGCTGTTCGGTGGGCGAACCATTTCCTGGTCGAGAAGCTTCGAAACGCAGGCGGCGCCCGATCGTATCTTTTCCTGTCTGATCGATCCTGAGCTGAGACTGCAATGGATGGAAGGTGTCGTTGCGATTGAGCCGATTACTAATTTCGGGGCTGCAATCGGTGCGAAACATAGGATCACTTTGAAGCAGGAAAAACATGAAGTCGTAATGGAAGATGAAATCTTGGATTATCACCAAGATCAACTGCTGCGCCTGGAAATTGAAAGTCCCAGTGTCGTGATTACTAGCATCTTTACCATTGAGCCATTTGGCGAGCAAACCCGTCTGGGCCAGCAAATGCGTGTACGCTATCGTGGAATGGCCCGATTCTTTGCGCCTTTCTTGGGGGGCGAACTCCAACAGCAACTCGATCGGGATCAGAAATCATTACGAGAGTTACTGGCGAAAGAGTAA
- a CDS encoding Gfo/Idh/MocA family oxidoreductase, with the protein MSESPTNSCPAPNLDYQPRDPKSYHPGIGLIGCGAITQDHLTAYRDAGYQVVALCDRDLSRAKQRQIDYFPAAKVFESYTDLLAYDNVAVVDITTHPPERPPIIEAALSADKHVLSQKPFVLDLDEGLRLVELAEERSLHLAVNQNGRWAPHFSYMRAANSAGLLGELSGIHLSVHWDHSWVEGTEFAKIHHLILYDYAIHWFDMVTCLMGDRPALRVYASAVQSASQTIGPPLLGQAMIEYENGQASLSFDAHTKFGEQDRSLITGSKGTISSVGPGNKIQTLTLTTADGTCQPHLEGSWFPDGFHGTMGELLCSIEQNRRPSIDARRNLNSLALCFAAVASADHHEPVVPGTVRQIPQ; encoded by the coding sequence ATGAGCGAATCACCAACAAACTCGTGCCCTGCCCCGAATCTAGACTACCAACCTCGGGACCCCAAAAGCTACCATCCCGGAATTGGACTGATTGGCTGCGGCGCGATCACCCAAGACCATTTGACTGCCTACCGAGATGCGGGATACCAAGTCGTCGCACTCTGTGATCGTGATCTTTCTCGCGCGAAACAACGGCAAATCGACTATTTCCCGGCGGCCAAAGTGTTTGAAAGTTACACTGATTTGTTGGCATACGACAACGTAGCCGTTGTCGACATCACGACTCATCCTCCTGAACGCCCCCCCATTATTGAAGCTGCATTATCGGCCGACAAACATGTTCTGAGCCAGAAACCTTTCGTGCTCGACCTAGACGAAGGACTGCGTTTGGTAGAATTGGCGGAAGAGCGCAGCCTCCATCTGGCTGTCAATCAAAACGGTCGTTGGGCACCCCACTTTAGCTACATGCGTGCAGCAAATTCGGCCGGTTTGTTAGGGGAGTTATCAGGAATCCATCTCTCGGTTCATTGGGATCATTCGTGGGTTGAGGGCACCGAGTTTGCCAAGATACACCATCTCATTCTTTACGATTACGCCATTCACTGGTTTGACATGGTGACCTGTTTAATGGGTGATCGCCCCGCCCTTCGTGTTTACGCATCCGCCGTACAGTCGGCCTCCCAGACAATCGGGCCCCCCCTGCTGGGGCAGGCGATGATCGAATACGAAAATGGACAAGCGTCCCTGTCCTTCGACGCCCATACCAAATTTGGTGAACAAGATCGCTCCCTCATCACCGGATCAAAGGGAACCATCTCGAGTGTGGGTCCCGGCAATAAGATCCAAACATTGACCCTGACAACCGCAGACGGAACTTGCCAGCCGCATTTAGAGGGTAGTTGGTTTCCCGACGGCTTCCATGGAACCATGGGAGAACTGCTCTGCAGCATCGAACAAAACCGACGACCTTCGATCGACGCACGACGAAACCTGAACAGTTTGGCACTCTGCTTTGCTGCGGTGGCAAGCGCGGATCACCACGAACCGGTTGTGCCAGGTACCGTAAGACAGATCCCTCAGTAA
- a CDS encoding response regulator transcription factor has product MAAEEKSPTPNETTKKRILLVDDDADIIEALKFALSAQGYEILVARDGNQGLATAEREDPDLVILDMMMPKRSGFLVLEKLRRSRAVPMRVIMITANEGSRHKAYAEMLGVDDYIRKPFAMDRLIESVARLLNDGASK; this is encoded by the coding sequence ATGGCAGCAGAAGAAAAGTCGCCTACCCCGAATGAAACTACAAAAAAACGCATTCTGCTTGTCGACGACGACGCCGATATTATCGAGGCTCTGAAATTCGCGTTGTCAGCACAAGGGTATGAAATTCTGGTGGCGCGGGACGGCAATCAAGGATTGGCGACCGCCGAACGCGAAGATCCGGATTTGGTCATTCTCGATATGATGATGCCGAAACGAAGTGGTTTTCTGGTGCTCGAAAAGTTGCGCCGATCACGCGCCGTGCCGATGCGAGTAATTATGATTACGGCCAACGAGGGGAGTCGACACAAGGCCTATGCAGAAATGTTGGGCGTCGATGATTACATTCGAAAACCGTTCGCAATGGACCGCTTAATTGAGAGCGTGGCGCGGCTTCTAAATGACGGTGCTTCCAAATAG
- a CDS encoding serine protein kinase, with amino-acid sequence MNAGREIMSRVAQRQDLERFQREHWVGTFEEYLDIVRANPQVTRNAYQRVYDMIMSYGAEEYEVCRQHRHHYRFFDDPDDGGRDAIFGLDRILQELVFALKSAAHGYGIEKRVLLLHGPVGSSKSTIARLLKKGIERYSTTDQGALYTLGWIDSEGDDPNSVQWCPMHEEPLHLVPAKDRSQILSYLNADANGDFQVSITGDLCPYCRFMYANRLQKYNGDWTRVAKDVRLRRLILSEQDRVGIGTFQPKDEKNQDSTELTGDINYRKIAEYGSDSDPRAFNFDGEFNIANRGIVEFIEVLKLDVAFLYDLLGASQEHKVKPKKFPQTDIDEVILGHTNEPEYRRLQNNEFMEALRDRTVKIDVPYVTRLSDEIKIYEKDYNSEKVLGKHIAPHTIEMAAMWAVLTRLEEPKNASLTILQKMKLYNGKSLPGFTEENINELREESVNEGMIGISPRYVQDKISNALVAYPEARSVNPFMVLNELESGLKHHSLLTSDELRQRYRDLLSVVKEEYENIVKNEVQRAIAADEDALKRLCGNYIDNVKAYTQHEKVKNKFTGAYEEPDERLMRSIEEKIDIPESRKDDFRREIMNYIGALSIDGKTFDYKTNERLCKALELKLFEDQKDTIKLTSLVSNVVDAETQVKIDVVKSRLIQNCGYDEESATDVLNYVASIFARGDAKDS; translated from the coding sequence ATGAACGCTGGTCGGGAAATCATGTCACGGGTCGCACAACGACAAGATCTTGAAAGATTTCAGCGCGAGCACTGGGTGGGCACCTTTGAGGAGTACTTGGACATTGTTCGTGCTAATCCTCAGGTGACGAGAAATGCCTATCAGCGGGTTTACGACATGATCATGTCGTATGGTGCTGAGGAATACGAAGTCTGTCGGCAGCATCGACATCATTATCGATTTTTTGATGATCCGGATGACGGTGGCCGAGATGCGATCTTTGGCTTGGACCGGATTCTGCAGGAGTTGGTTTTTGCTTTGAAGAGTGCTGCACACGGTTATGGAATCGAAAAACGTGTGTTGTTGCTTCACGGACCTGTTGGTAGCAGCAAAAGCACGATTGCCCGATTGTTGAAAAAAGGGATTGAGCGATACAGCACGACGGATCAGGGAGCTCTCTACACGCTCGGTTGGATTGATTCGGAGGGGGATGATCCGAACTCGGTCCAGTGGTGCCCCATGCATGAAGAGCCGTTGCATTTGGTACCCGCCAAGGATCGAAGCCAGATCCTGTCCTATCTCAACGCGGATGCGAACGGCGATTTTCAAGTCTCCATCACGGGCGACTTGTGTCCTTATTGCCGCTTTATGTACGCAAATCGTTTGCAGAAATACAACGGTGATTGGACGCGAGTTGCCAAAGATGTCCGCTTACGCCGATTGATTCTGAGCGAACAAGATCGGGTCGGCATTGGGACATTTCAGCCTAAGGACGAAAAGAATCAAGATTCGACGGAGCTGACGGGGGATATCAACTATCGCAAAATCGCCGAATACGGCAGTGATAGTGATCCGCGGGCCTTTAATTTTGATGGCGAATTCAATATCGCGAATCGAGGCATTGTTGAGTTCATCGAAGTGCTCAAACTGGATGTGGCTTTTCTGTATGACCTGCTGGGTGCCAGTCAGGAACACAAGGTTAAACCTAAGAAGTTTCCGCAAACGGATATCGACGAAGTCATTCTTGGCCATACCAACGAACCGGAGTATCGTCGATTGCAAAACAATGAGTTTATGGAGGCGCTGCGCGATCGGACAGTCAAGATTGACGTTCCCTATGTGACTCGGCTGTCAGATGAAATCAAGATTTACGAGAAAGATTACAACAGTGAAAAAGTCTTGGGGAAACACATTGCGCCGCACACCATTGAAATGGCCGCCATGTGGGCAGTACTCACTCGCTTAGAAGAGCCAAAGAACGCGAGTTTGACAATCTTGCAGAAAATGAAACTGTACAACGGCAAGTCTCTGCCAGGATTTACGGAAGAAAACATCAACGAGCTTCGGGAGGAGTCGGTCAATGAAGGCATGATTGGAATCTCGCCTCGCTATGTGCAAGACAAGATTTCGAACGCCCTTGTGGCCTATCCCGAAGCTCGCTCGGTCAACCCCTTTATGGTGCTCAATGAATTGGAGTCGGGGCTCAAGCACCATTCGTTGCTCACCAGCGATGAACTGCGGCAACGATATCGCGATCTTTTGAGCGTTGTCAAAGAGGAGTATGAAAATATCGTGAAAAACGAAGTGCAACGCGCAATTGCTGCGGACGAAGATGCTTTGAAACGACTCTGTGGAAATTATATCGACAACGTGAAGGCATACACGCAGCATGAGAAAGTAAAGAATAAGTTTACCGGAGCTTATGAAGAGCCCGACGAACGGCTGATGCGGTCGATTGAAGAGAAAATTGACATACCAGAAAGCCGGAAAGATGATTTTCGCCGTGAGATTATGAATTATATCGGCGCTCTCTCAATTGATGGCAAGACCTTTGACTACAAAACGAATGAACGCCTTTGTAAGGCGTTGGAATTGAAATTATTCGAAGATCAAAAGGACACGATCAAGCTGACGAGTCTTGTGTCGAATGTGGTGGATGCAGAGACCCAGGTGAAAATCGACGTGGTCAAAAGTCGCCTGATTCAAAATTGTGGCTATGACGAGGAAAGTGCCACAGATGTGCTGAATTACGTTGCCAGTATTTTTGCGCGAGGTGATGCAAAGGATTCGTAA
- a CDS encoding DUF444 family protein — protein MATKIERDVTRFRHIVNGRIRENMRKYVTHGEMIGRKGRDVVSIPVPQLDVPRFRYGKNKSGGVGQGDGEAGQPVARGDDEGGVGEAGSDPGAHVLEVDVTLEELADILGDELQLPRIEPKGNASISEQRARYDSIRRTGPASLRHFKRTYVQALRRQISTGVYNYQKPRIVPVREDMRYRSWTNIPEPQASAVILYMMDVSGSMTDDQKEIVRTEAFWIDAWLRRQYQGIDRRYIIHDAAAKEVDEETFYHTRESGGTRISSAYRVAMDVIEKNYPVTDWNIYCFQFSDGDNWGEDNKESLRLMEESLLPVCNLFCYGQVESPYGSGDYIHSLESRFGSECESLILSEIQNKDGIYESIRAFLGTGK, from the coding sequence ATGGCTACGAAGATCGAACGCGACGTCACTCGATTTCGTCATATTGTGAACGGAAGAATCCGTGAAAACATGCGCAAGTATGTGACGCACGGAGAAATGATCGGTCGCAAGGGGCGGGACGTTGTTAGTATCCCTGTTCCTCAACTCGACGTGCCTCGTTTCCGATATGGAAAAAATAAGTCCGGCGGAGTCGGTCAGGGGGACGGAGAAGCCGGACAACCTGTAGCTCGAGGAGATGACGAGGGGGGGGTCGGAGAAGCTGGTAGTGATCCGGGAGCCCATGTTCTTGAAGTGGATGTGACGCTGGAAGAACTCGCCGATATCCTCGGTGATGAATTGCAATTGCCACGGATTGAGCCCAAAGGCAACGCGAGTATCTCGGAGCAGAGGGCACGTTACGATAGCATTCGACGAACCGGTCCTGCCTCGCTTAGGCATTTTAAAAGAACTTACGTTCAGGCCTTACGCCGACAGATTTCCACGGGCGTTTACAATTATCAAAAGCCTCGCATTGTTCCCGTTCGCGAGGATATGCGATATCGCTCTTGGACGAATATACCTGAACCTCAGGCCAGCGCCGTGATTCTCTACATGATGGATGTTTCGGGATCGATGACGGATGACCAAAAGGAGATTGTGCGAACGGAAGCCTTTTGGATCGATGCCTGGTTGCGCCGACAATACCAGGGGATTGATCGTCGTTACATTATTCACGATGCCGCGGCCAAAGAAGTTGACGAAGAGACCTTCTATCACACACGCGAAAGCGGCGGTACGCGAATCAGTTCCGCCTATCGAGTGGCGATGGATGTGATCGAAAAGAACTATCCGGTGACCGACTGGAATATCTACTGTTTCCAGTTTTCAGATGGAGACAACTGGGGAGAAGACAATAAAGAGAGTTTGCGGTTGATGGAAGAATCGTTACTGCCGGTCTGTAACTTGTTTTGTTACGGTCAAGTCGAAAGTCCTTATGGAAGTGGTGACTATATTCATTCCCTGGAATCTCGGTTTGGGAGCGAATGCGAATCATTGATTCTGTCGGAAATTCAAAATAAGGATGGGATTTACGAATCGATCCGAGCCTTCCTGGGGACCGGGAAATAA
- a CDS encoding SpoVR family protein — MAIADLRPLPQELVDVQVEMESRAADYGLDFFPTIFEVVDVDRLNAVAAYGGFPTRYPHWRFGMEYDRLRKGYAYGLQKIYELVINNDPCYAYLLSSNSMTDHMMVIAHVYGHCDFFKMNYWFGQTNRKMVDEMANHGNRIRRYMDRFGVDVVESFVDVCLSIEDLIDIHSPFIKRSSRDARGGFHDPTDEPGQSSEPARFRAKGYMDRFINPRETIEEQSQGEVASLSEQSAVEPERDVMLFLLEHAPLKPWQLDVLSIIRDESYYFAPQGQTKIMNEGWATYWHTTIMTRHGLAASGDVIAYADHTSGTLASSPTRLNPYKLGVELLRDIEDRWNRGCFGRDYNDCDDLEEKRRWNTNAGLGREKIFEVRRIHNDLTFIDEFLTLDFCKRHNMFSFSYNEGSGYYEIESREFEKIKQQLLFSLTNLGRPTIHVQDANHKNRGELLLKHQYCGPELKADYAAATLENVYRIWKRPVHIETVMDGHFTLLSFDGSDHSASQSKEPYESEEQA, encoded by the coding sequence ATGGCCATCGCCGACCTGCGACCGCTACCTCAAGAATTGGTTGACGTCCAAGTTGAAATGGAATCACGGGCTGCTGACTATGGCCTGGATTTCTTTCCGACCATCTTTGAGGTGGTTGATGTTGACCGACTCAATGCGGTCGCCGCCTACGGCGGCTTTCCAACCCGATATCCCCACTGGCGATTTGGGATGGAGTACGATCGTTTGCGCAAAGGTTACGCGTACGGATTGCAGAAAATTTATGAGTTAGTGATCAATAATGACCCCTGCTATGCCTATCTTCTAAGTAGCAATTCGATGACCGATCACATGATGGTGATCGCTCACGTGTACGGGCATTGTGACTTTTTTAAGATGAACTACTGGTTTGGCCAAACAAATCGAAAGATGGTCGACGAGATGGCGAATCATGGAAATCGTATTCGTCGTTATATGGATCGATTTGGCGTAGATGTGGTTGAGTCGTTTGTTGATGTGTGTTTGAGTATTGAGGATCTGATTGATATTCATTCGCCCTTTATCAAGCGATCGAGTCGAGATGCTCGCGGTGGTTTTCATGATCCAACCGATGAGCCGGGGCAATCGAGTGAACCGGCACGCTTTCGTGCAAAAGGTTATATGGATCGGTTTATTAATCCTCGGGAAACGATCGAAGAGCAATCGCAGGGCGAAGTGGCAAGTTTGTCGGAACAATCCGCCGTTGAACCCGAACGGGATGTCATGTTGTTCTTGCTTGAGCACGCTCCGCTCAAACCCTGGCAGCTTGATGTACTGTCCATTATTCGCGATGAGTCCTACTACTTCGCTCCGCAAGGCCAAACCAAAATTATGAATGAAGGTTGGGCCACCTACTGGCACACCACCATTATGACTCGACATGGTTTGGCCGCCTCGGGTGACGTGATCGCTTATGCGGATCATACGTCTGGAACTCTGGCAAGTTCACCAACTCGACTTAACCCCTACAAGTTGGGAGTGGAATTGCTGCGTGATATTGAGGATCGCTGGAATCGTGGTTGCTTCGGTCGCGATTACAATGATTGCGATGACCTGGAAGAAAAACGACGCTGGAATACGAACGCTGGGCTGGGTCGCGAAAAAATCTTTGAAGTTCGACGTATCCACAATGACTTGACATTCATCGACGAGTTTCTGACGCTCGATTTTTGTAAACGCCATAACATGTTTTCCTTTAGCTACAACGAGGGGTCAGGCTATTACGAAATTGAAAGTCGGGAGTTTGAGAAAATCAAACAACAGCTCCTCTTTAGTTTGACAAATCTCGGTCGACCCACGATTCATGTCCAGGATGCAAATCACAAAAATCGTGGCGAACTATTGCTCAAGCATCAATATTGTGGTCCGGAATTGAAAGCCGATTATGCTGCGGCGACCCTGGAAAATGTATATCGAATCTGGAAACGGCCCGTGCACATTGAAACGGTGATGGACGGGCACTTTACTTTGCTCAGTTTCGACGGATCAGATCATTCGGCGAGTCAATCAAAAGAACCTTATGAGTCCGAAGAACAGGCTTGA
- a CDS encoding heme-dependent peroxidase, translating into MSDRRPAAKPVEPSLTPGDGWHCSHLYYRFNRGVLASMSAEQRDKARTDLIACLDPLAGMAPERLQTSIVSGHKADFGLMLMDPDPLRVDSVNQRMMQSAMGPALESTYSFVSLTEISEYVPTVEQYSQRIVAEGEVEGSESYQAKVSAYERREPMMRRQRLTPEFPEWPATCFYPMNKKRKVGENWFTLPFEDRSRMMSEHAKSGMAYGGRVSQLISVGVGLDDWEWGVTLWAANPQFLTHIVYEMRFDEASARYAEFGPFYTSYLAKPAEMLQHCLG; encoded by the coding sequence ATGAGTGACCGACGACCTGCGGCGAAGCCCGTAGAACCCTCTTTAACGCCCGGTGACGGCTGGCATTGCAGCCACCTTTATTACCGGTTTAACCGTGGTGTATTAGCCAGTATGTCTGCCGAGCAACGCGACAAGGCACGTACTGACTTAATTGCATGCCTCGATCCACTAGCGGGAATGGCGCCTGAACGATTGCAGACTTCAATTGTGAGTGGTCACAAAGCCGACTTTGGCCTGATGCTGATGGACCCAGATCCATTACGCGTGGATTCCGTCAACCAACGCATGATGCAGTCGGCAATGGGGCCGGCGTTGGAGTCGACTTATTCTTTCGTCTCGTTGACCGAGATTTCGGAGTATGTGCCAACCGTCGAACAATACTCACAGCGAATTGTTGCCGAAGGAGAAGTTGAGGGTAGCGAGTCCTACCAAGCAAAAGTGAGTGCCTATGAACGACGGGAACCAATGATGCGGCGCCAACGTTTGACGCCCGAATTTCCTGAGTGGCCCGCTACTTGCTTTTATCCGATGAACAAGAAACGAAAAGTCGGTGAAAACTGGTTCACCCTTCCGTTTGAAGATCGTAGTCGGATGATGAGCGAACATGCCAAAAGCGGCATGGCGTACGGCGGGCGAGTTTCGCAGCTGATCTCCGTCGGAGTTGGCTTGGACGATTGGGAATGGGGGGTGACGCTTTGGGCTGCTAATCCGCAGTTTCTAACCCATATCGTTTACGAAATGCGTTTTGATGAAGCGAGTGCCCGTTACGCCGAATTCGGACCCTTTTATACCAGCTACTTGGCCAAACCTGCGGAAATGCTGCAGCACTGTCTTGGCTAG
- a CDS encoding YdjY domain-containing protein — protein MMRPMLAMLLCFFVSASLVHANKTDEETAQTTSSSSASPTKPSPPTVPAGWVQLSPTEQVWVDKRNKRVIAGGKICLRKGLLEMFACPRGTKEHESIVAVNGKSSLVHAGLLAIGAKPGSPVRYDPEYRAATGPIIDVEIAWRDKNGRTIKRKAQEMIRHVRTRKPMSDDWVFAGSGFWKDENSGKQYYQAEGGEMICLSNFSTAMMDLNVESPQANANLVFEALTEKIPSLGTDVRMILTPRTE, from the coding sequence ATGATGCGACCGATGTTAGCGATGCTGCTCTGCTTCTTTGTCAGCGCGTCGCTTGTCCACGCGAACAAAACGGATGAGGAGACGGCTCAAACAACTTCGAGCTCCTCAGCGAGCCCAACAAAGCCATCCCCACCGACCGTTCCCGCAGGCTGGGTCCAACTTTCTCCCACCGAACAGGTTTGGGTAGACAAACGCAATAAACGTGTGATCGCCGGTGGAAAAATCTGCCTTCGTAAAGGCTTGTTGGAAATGTTCGCCTGCCCGCGTGGCACGAAAGAGCACGAATCGATTGTCGCGGTCAATGGAAAATCATCTTTGGTTCACGCCGGCTTGCTTGCGATTGGAGCCAAACCGGGGTCACCCGTGCGATACGACCCGGAGTATCGAGCTGCGACCGGGCCAATTATTGACGTCGAAATAGCTTGGCGCGATAAGAACGGCAGGACGATCAAGCGGAAAGCTCAGGAGATGATTCGGCATGTGCGAACCCGCAAACCGATGTCAGACGATTGGGTCTTCGCTGGCAGTGGATTTTGGAAGGACGAAAACTCCGGAAAGCAATACTATCAAGCAGAGGGTGGCGAAATGATTTGCCTCTCGAATTTTTCAACAGCCATGATGGATTTGAATGTCGAGAGCCCGCAAGCGAACGCCAATCTGGTTTTTGAAGCATTGACCGAAAAGATTCCTTCACTTGGAACGGACGTGCGAATGATTCTCACGCCGCGCACCGAGTAG